The following are encoded in a window of Brockia lithotrophica genomic DNA:
- the spo0A gene encoding sporulation transcription factor Spo0A → MIRVLVADDNKDFARQLQAYLEGQEDMEVVGVANEGREVLRLIQERQPDVLLLDLIMPVMDGISVLEQLSKERRSLSQEETLKYPKILVISAFGHEDAVRRASELGAQYILLKPFSLETLVARIREIVNSSVGEGSAAPAGVFGGDPEKGGGVEGASVAEIDDAYLDAQITAVLHEIGVPAHIKGYKYLREAIAMVYKNMEILGSITKVLYPEIAMKYHTTPTRVERAIRHAIEVAWERGSPDAVLKYFGYTISQSRAKPTNSEFIAMIADKLRVEHSIRKRRK, encoded by the coding sequence ATGATCCGTGTGCTTGTCGCTGACGACAACAAGGATTTCGCACGCCAGCTTCAAGCGTACCTGGAAGGGCAGGAAGACATGGAGGTTGTAGGCGTAGCCAACGAAGGAAGGGAGGTTCTCCGGCTGATCCAAGAACGTCAGCCCGACGTGCTCCTTCTCGACCTCATCATGCCCGTCATGGACGGAATTAGCGTCCTCGAGCAGCTTTCCAAGGAAAGGCGCAGCCTCTCGCAGGAGGAGACGTTGAAATACCCCAAAATTCTCGTGATCTCCGCTTTCGGACACGAGGATGCCGTACGGCGCGCTTCGGAGCTCGGAGCGCAGTACATCCTGCTAAAGCCCTTTTCCTTGGAGACGCTTGTAGCGCGCATCCGCGAGATCGTGAATTCTTCCGTGGGGGAGGGCAGTGCGGCTCCGGCGGGAGTTTTTGGAGGTGATCCGGAAAAAGGCGGAGGCGTGGAAGGGGCATCTGTTGCGGAAATCGACGACGCGTACCTCGACGCGCAGATCACTGCCGTTCTTCACGAGATCGGGGTTCCGGCTCACATCAAGGGCTACAAATACCTTCGGGAAGCCATCGCCATGGTCTACAAGAACATGGAGATCTTGGGGTCCATCACAAAAGTTCTGTACCCCGAGATCGCCATGAAGTATCACACGACGCCCACACGCGTGGAACGCGCCATACGTCACGCGATCGAAGTTGCGTGGGAGCGGGGTAGCCCAGATGCCGTCTTGAAGTACTTCGGCTACACGATTTCCCAATCTCGGGCAAAGCCTACGAATTCGGAATTCATTGCCATGATTGCCGACAAGCTCCGGGTCGAGCACAGCATTCGGAAGCGAAGGAAGTAG
- the recN gene encoding DNA repair protein RecN codes for MLRELYVRNVAVIEELRLEFSPGLTVITGESGSGKSVLLEAVGLVLGRKARADLVRSGESRAWVEALFDIETPEERREIEGVLEAYGLDLDEDYLLLGREIGAQGRSIARVGGRPVPASLLRELAPRLVHLHEQHDQSLLTSEEVRAAWLDTYAGARERKQAYAASLRRYLDTLAAWERWEKGRREALDRLDLLTYQLGEIEGVDPEVGEDRELEEVYRRLKNADALYRAVGEAAAALLEENRALDWVGAAASLLSKAAASDPELGPFAERLDALFFDLQELGHALKSRLPHYLPDEERLAEVAQRLERLRYLAKKYGGSLEAVLAYRDAARAEREELLLYEERGELLKREVEAARKELKAAAESLSTARRTHADAFAAAVEREVRKLEMEHARFEVALVPEDPFAEDGFRLRRIPNSGFERVEFWFSANAGEPPRPVERVASGGELSRLALAVRAVLHEEGGATLVFDEIDTGVGGRAGEAIGRMLKDLSRTRQVIAITHLPQVAAFADHHITLGKVVGEGKTRTTAAALHSEEERVRELARMLAGRTVAQTARDHARSLLRSAAASRRGDEGLPTDGERRPDAEDA; via the coding sequence ATGTTGCGCGAACTGTACGTGCGCAACGTCGCGGTGATCGAGGAACTTCGGTTGGAGTTTTCCCCGGGACTTACGGTAATCACAGGTGAGTCGGGAAGCGGGAAAAGCGTTCTCCTCGAAGCCGTTGGCCTCGTGTTGGGACGAAAGGCCCGTGCCGATCTCGTCCGCAGCGGCGAAAGCCGCGCATGGGTGGAAGCCCTTTTCGACATCGAGACGCCCGAGGAACGGCGCGAGATCGAAGGCGTGTTGGAGGCGTACGGCCTCGACCTCGACGAGGATTACCTGCTCCTCGGCCGGGAAATCGGCGCGCAGGGCCGGAGTATCGCCCGCGTTGGCGGTCGTCCCGTACCCGCCTCGCTCCTTCGCGAGCTCGCTCCTCGTCTCGTTCATCTTCACGAACAACACGACCAATCCCTGCTCACGTCCGAAGAGGTGCGCGCGGCGTGGCTCGACACCTACGCCGGCGCCCGCGAACGCAAGCAGGCGTATGCGGCGAGCTTGCGCCGGTACCTCGATACCCTCGCCGCCTGGGAGCGGTGGGAAAAGGGGAGGAGGGAGGCCCTCGACCGTCTCGACCTCCTCACCTACCAGTTAGGGGAAATCGAAGGCGTCGATCCCGAGGTAGGGGAAGACCGCGAACTCGAAGAGGTATACCGCCGTCTCAAAAACGCGGACGCCCTCTACCGTGCCGTAGGAGAGGCGGCAGCGGCGCTCCTCGAAGAAAACCGCGCCCTCGATTGGGTCGGCGCGGCGGCGAGCCTCCTCTCCAAGGCGGCTGCGTCGGACCCCGAACTCGGCCCCTTTGCCGAGCGTCTCGACGCGCTCTTCTTCGACCTTCAGGAACTCGGGCACGCCTTGAAGTCTCGTTTGCCGCACTACCTTCCGGACGAAGAGCGCCTGGCCGAAGTCGCCCAAAGGCTCGAACGCCTTCGGTATCTCGCAAAAAAGTACGGAGGATCGCTCGAAGCCGTGCTCGCCTACCGCGACGCCGCACGGGCCGAAAGGGAGGAACTCCTCCTGTACGAAGAACGCGGCGAACTCCTCAAGAGGGAGGTAGAGGCGGCGCGCAAGGAGCTCAAGGCCGCCGCAGAAAGCCTAAGTACAGCGCGCCGCACGCATGCGGACGCGTTTGCCGCGGCCGTCGAGCGCGAGGTGCGGAAGCTGGAAATGGAGCACGCCCGCTTTGAGGTGGCGCTCGTGCCCGAAGATCCCTTCGCGGAAGACGGATTCCGCCTCCGTAGGATTCCGAATTCGGGGTTTGAGCGCGTGGAGTTCTGGTTTTCGGCAAATGCCGGAGAACCCCCGCGACCGGTTGAACGCGTCGCCTCCGGAGGGGAACTGTCTCGCCTGGCCCTTGCCGTTCGCGCCGTGCTTCACGAGGAAGGAGGGGCGACCCTCGTCTTCGACGAGATCGACACGGGCGTCGGTGGGCGTGCCGGGGAGGCCATTGGCCGCATGCTCAAGGACCTGAGTCGCACCCGACAGGTCATCGCGATCACCCACCTCCCCCAAGTTGCCGCCTTTGCCGACCACCACATCACCCTCGGCAAGGTCGTCGGGGAAGGGAAGACACGGACGACCGCCGCCGCGCTTCACAGCGAAGAAGAGCGGGTTCGAGAACTCGCGCGCATGCTCGCGGGACGGACCGTAGCGCAGACGGCACGCGACCACGCCCGGTCCCTTTTGCGGTCCGCCGCCGCTTCCCGCCGCGGCGACGAAGGCCTTCCCACCGACGGGGAGCGCCGTCCGGATGCCGAGGATGCGTAG
- the spoIVB gene encoding SpoIVB peptidase, whose protein sequence is MRWNRASHLVRPRRTFSRRVFALILPLLVLAHAFLPVAGESPSSFAVLPAFSSADSSALSTTDAPTPLSPTSGDKEAGKPPEGTEPLSATLVTSSPEDSRPSGETGSPREREAPAPTLLRVHPGGISLGIKLQDEGLLVVGVKKIPTNDGHLVSPGEEARIHVGDRILTVDSVALDRAELLGELVERAGAERRPLTLLVRSGEKVRTVQVQPVLDPEDNRYKLGLYVRDGASGIGTLTFVDPTSKRFAALGHVILDQDTREPIIPRGGSVSLSTVVSVERGEEGKPGAIRAIFSEGEKIGNVTENTDFGVFGTLDRLPEEITRSPLVPLARVSEIVEGPAEILTVVEGRKVERFQIEIEGVDRERRPTTKGIVFRVTDPRLIERTGGIVQGMSGSPILQNGKLVGAVTHVFVGDPRKGYAVAAEWMWERGGFASDKR, encoded by the coding sequence GTGAGGTGGAATCGCGCTTCGCACCTCGTGCGCCCTCGGCGCACGTTTTCGCGCAGGGTTTTCGCCCTTATCTTGCCCCTCCTCGTCCTCGCCCATGCCTTCCTCCCCGTCGCCGGAGAAAGCCCCTCGTCTTTCGCCGTCCTGCCGGCCTTTTCCTCCGCCGATTCGTCCGCCCTTTCGACTACAGACGCACCCACGCCCCTTTCTCCGACGTCTGGGGACAAAGAAGCCGGAAAGCCCCCGGAAGGCACGGAACCCCTTTCCGCGACTTTGGTAACTTCGTCGCCGGAAGACTCTCGTCCGTCCGGAGAAACGGGGTCGCCGAGGGAGCGCGAAGCTCCGGCTCCCACTCTCCTTCGCGTTCACCCCGGCGGCATCTCCCTGGGGATTAAGCTCCAGGATGAGGGGCTCCTCGTAGTTGGGGTAAAGAAAATTCCTACAAATGATGGCCATCTCGTGTCTCCCGGAGAGGAAGCTCGCATCCACGTAGGTGACCGAATCCTCACGGTGGACAGCGTCGCCTTGGACCGTGCCGAGCTTTTGGGGGAACTCGTAGAACGCGCGGGCGCCGAACGTCGGCCTCTCACCCTGCTTGTACGAAGTGGGGAGAAGGTTCGGACCGTGCAGGTACAGCCCGTCCTCGATCCCGAGGACAATCGCTACAAACTCGGGCTTTACGTGCGCGACGGTGCATCTGGAATCGGCACGCTCACCTTCGTCGATCCTACGAGCAAGCGCTTTGCTGCCCTGGGCCACGTGATCTTAGACCAAGATACGCGGGAACCTATCATCCCCCGTGGTGGGAGCGTCTCTTTGTCGACCGTGGTTTCCGTAGAACGTGGCGAAGAGGGGAAGCCAGGGGCCATTCGGGCGATCTTTTCCGAAGGGGAGAAGATCGGCAACGTAACGGAAAACACGGATTTCGGTGTGTTCGGCACTTTGGACCGTCTACCGGAGGAGATTACCCGTTCCCCCCTCGTTCCCCTGGCTCGGGTGAGCGAAATCGTGGAAGGGCCGGCGGAGATCCTCACCGTAGTAGAGGGTAGGAAGGTAGAGCGTTTTCAGATCGAAATCGAGGGTGTCGATCGGGAACGCAGGCCTACCACCAAAGGGATCGTCTTTCGCGTGACCGATCCTCGTCTCATCGAACGGACAGGGGGAATCGTACAGGGGATGTCGGGCAGCCCGATCTTGCAAAACGGGAAGCTCGTCGGGGCCGTTACCCACGTGTTCGTCGGAGATCCACGAAAAGGGTACGCCGTGGCGGCAGAGTGGATGTGGGAAAGAGGTGGGTTCGCGTCCGACAAACGCTAG
- a CDS encoding polyprenyl synthetase family protein, with protein sequence MTRTHAFDLAAYASVVNARFELRMRELLPREAPPRLLEAMRYSLEGGGKRFRPLLFVATLDSLGKEGLCYLDVGVAMEMAHTYSLIHDDLPAMDDDDYRRGRPTNHKVFGEAMAILAGDALLTEAFRILAELPLRHADFPPALALELVSGFAHALGAEGMVKGQVLDLEGEGKELPLEGVEEIHRHKTGAFLRYAVWAAVRIARPPREAEDALSRYAERLGLLFQVQDDILDAVGDAATLGKTPGKDAAQRKATYVTILGLEEAQRLRDRILKEAVEALAPLGEDAFRLEALARFVAARDR encoded by the coding sequence ATGACCCGAACCCACGCCTTTGATCTCGCCGCATATGCGTCCGTCGTCAACGCCCGCTTCGAACTGCGCATGCGCGAACTCCTTCCGCGGGAGGCCCCGCCGCGCCTTCTCGAGGCGATGCGGTATTCCCTCGAAGGCGGGGGAAAGCGCTTTCGCCCGCTCCTCTTCGTCGCCACCTTAGACAGCCTCGGAAAGGAGGGATTATGCTACCTCGACGTGGGCGTGGCGATGGAGATGGCCCACACGTATTCCCTGATCCACGACGACCTCCCGGCGATGGACGACGACGACTACCGCCGGGGCCGACCCACCAACCACAAGGTGTTCGGAGAGGCCATGGCCATTCTCGCAGGTGACGCGCTCCTTACGGAAGCGTTCCGCATTCTCGCTGAACTTCCCCTGCGGCACGCCGATTTTCCTCCCGCGCTGGCCCTCGAACTCGTCTCCGGATTTGCCCACGCCTTAGGCGCCGAGGGGATGGTCAAGGGGCAGGTCCTCGACCTGGAAGGCGAGGGAAAGGAGTTGCCCCTGGAAGGGGTAGAAGAAATCCACCGGCACAAGACGGGGGCCTTCCTCCGCTACGCCGTATGGGCCGCAGTACGCATCGCCCGCCCACCGCGGGAGGCGGAAGACGCCCTCTCTCGCTATGCCGAGCGCCTCGGCCTCCTCTTTCAGGTGCAGGACGACATTTTGGACGCCGTGGGAGACGCCGCAACTCTCGGCAAGACGCCTGGGAAAGACGCGGCGCAGCGCAAGGCGACTTACGTGACGATCCTCGGTCTCGAAGAGGCGCAACGCCTCCGCGACCGCATCCTGAAAGAAGCCGTCGAGGCCCTCGCTCCCTTGGGCGAAGATGCGTTTCGCCTGGAGGCCCTTGCGCGGTTTGTCGCCGCGCGCGACCGCTGA
- the dxs gene encoding 1-deoxy-D-xylulose-5-phosphate synthase translates to MGYLEKIQGPDDVRALPLEALPELAREIRERLIHVVARTGGHLAPNLGVVELTIMLHRHFRSPEDKLVWDVGHQGYVHKMLTGRNDRLPTLRQYGGLSGFLKRAESEHDIWEAGHTSTSLSAALGMVVARDLQGEKGKVVAIIGDGALTAGMAYEALNQIGHLRADLLIILNDNEMSISPNVGAISHYLTKLRTHGGYLRTKEEIEQLLLRLPQGKRLTRVAERVKESLKALLVPGVLFEEMGIRYFGPVNGHDFTALDEALQQVKKLRGPVLLHVVTKKGKGYPAAEKDADTFHGIGPYKVESGEPIRRVGPPSFASFFTRHLIRLAERDPRIVAITPAMITGSGLKPFLERFPDRLFDVGIAEQHAVTFAAGLANAGMKPVAVIYSTFLQRAYDQVVHDVAVQRQNVVLAIDRAGLVGGDGETHHGVFDIAFLRTLPNMVLAMPKDENELGHLLYTAVRYDGGPFALRYPRGEGVGVPLDEEYREIPIGSWEVLREGRDLMLLAVGPNMIALGEKVAQLLARRGLSAGLVNARFIKPLDREMLAEFAAKRIPVATLEEASAQGGFGSAVLEALAEAGQLGIFVRAFGLPDRFIPHGSVSDLLRDAGLVPERIADELYARLRGDALAPSVREEGGIGS, encoded by the coding sequence ATGGGGTACTTAGAGAAGATCCAAGGCCCGGACGACGTACGCGCTCTCCCACTGGAAGCGCTTCCCGAATTGGCGAGAGAGATTCGGGAGCGCCTCATCCACGTCGTCGCTCGGACGGGCGGGCACCTCGCCCCCAATCTGGGCGTGGTCGAGCTTACGATCATGCTTCACCGGCACTTTCGTTCGCCGGAGGACAAGCTCGTCTGGGACGTTGGGCACCAAGGGTACGTCCACAAGATGCTCACGGGCCGCAACGACCGCCTGCCCACCCTCCGGCAGTACGGAGGTCTCTCGGGTTTCCTCAAACGCGCCGAATCCGAACACGACATCTGGGAGGCGGGGCATACGTCTACGTCCCTTTCCGCCGCCCTGGGTATGGTGGTTGCCCGCGACCTTCAGGGGGAAAAGGGTAAGGTCGTGGCGATCATCGGCGACGGTGCGCTCACGGCGGGGATGGCGTACGAGGCCTTGAACCAAATCGGCCATCTGCGGGCGGACCTCCTCATCATCTTGAACGACAACGAGATGAGCATATCCCCGAACGTCGGGGCGATTTCCCACTACCTCACCAAGCTTCGGACGCACGGCGGCTACCTCCGAACCAAGGAAGAGATCGAGCAGCTCCTCCTCCGCCTTCCGCAGGGGAAACGCCTTACGCGGGTGGCGGAACGCGTGAAGGAAAGCCTCAAGGCGCTTCTCGTTCCCGGGGTCCTCTTCGAAGAGATGGGGATCCGCTACTTCGGCCCCGTGAACGGGCACGACTTTACCGCCCTCGACGAAGCCCTTCAGCAGGTGAAGAAGCTCCGTGGTCCCGTACTCCTCCACGTGGTGACAAAGAAAGGCAAGGGCTATCCGGCGGCGGAGAAGGATGCGGACACCTTCCACGGAATCGGACCGTACAAGGTGGAATCGGGGGAACCCATCCGCCGCGTAGGCCCCCCAAGCTTCGCCTCGTTCTTCACGCGACACCTCATTCGCCTTGCCGAACGCGACCCGCGCATCGTGGCGATTACGCCTGCGATGATCACAGGCTCGGGGCTCAAGCCGTTTCTCGAGAGGTTCCCCGACCGCCTCTTCGACGTAGGGATTGCCGAGCAGCACGCCGTCACGTTTGCCGCAGGCCTCGCAAACGCAGGGATGAAACCCGTGGCGGTGATCTACTCGACGTTTCTGCAGCGGGCGTACGATCAGGTCGTACACGACGTGGCCGTGCAACGCCAAAACGTCGTCCTGGCGATCGATCGTGCCGGGCTCGTCGGGGGCGACGGCGAAACGCACCACGGGGTGTTCGACATCGCTTTCCTGCGCACGCTCCCCAACATGGTCCTCGCCATGCCCAAGGACGAAAACGAACTCGGACACCTCCTCTACACGGCCGTGCGCTACGACGGCGGCCCCTTTGCCCTTCGCTACCCGCGGGGAGAAGGGGTAGGGGTTCCCTTGGACGAGGAGTACCGCGAGATTCCCATCGGATCGTGGGAGGTGCTGCGTGAGGGCCGGGACCTCATGCTCCTCGCCGTAGGTCCGAACATGATCGCCTTGGGGGAAAAGGTCGCCCAGCTCCTCGCACGCCGCGGCCTGTCGGCGGGCCTTGTGAACGCCCGTTTCATCAAGCCTCTGGATCGGGAAATGCTCGCGGAGTTCGCCGCTAAGCGCATTCCCGTGGCCACCCTAGAAGAAGCGAGCGCCCAAGGGGGCTTCGGCTCGGCCGTCCTCGAGGCGCTGGCCGAGGCGGGTCAGCTTGGGATCTTCGTGCGCGCCTTCGGCTTACCCGATCGCTTCATCCCCCACGGTTCCGTTTCCGACCTTCTCCGGGATGCGGGACTTGTCCCGGAACGCATAGCCGACGAGTTGTACGCGCGGTTGCGCGGCGACGCACTCGCCCCTTCCGTACGGGAGGAGGGTGGGATTGGTTCGTAA
- the ahrC gene encoding transcriptional regulator AhrC/ArgR yields the protein MEKERRQLLIREIVSRHAVETQEALAEHLRRRGIHVTQATISRDIKELGLIKIPIGEGRYRYALPLENPLRSEERLRSMLRDVLVRVARVDNLIVLRTLPGNAHAVGVLIDAQEWEEILGTICGDDTCLLICKDHAAARTVERRLLERSAAVSGMADEEGESPLEEGETGDTL from the coding sequence TTGGAAAAGGAACGGAGGCAGCTCCTCATCCGCGAGATCGTAAGCCGACACGCCGTTGAGACGCAGGAGGCTTTGGCCGAGCACCTACGGCGGCGGGGGATTCACGTGACGCAGGCTACGATTTCGCGCGACATCAAGGAACTCGGCCTCATCAAGATCCCCATAGGCGAAGGAAGATACCGCTACGCCCTGCCGTTGGAAAATCCCCTTCGTTCCGAAGAGCGGCTGCGGAGCATGCTTCGGGACGTCCTCGTGCGGGTAGCCCGCGTGGACAACTTGATCGTTCTGAGGACGCTTCCGGGGAATGCCCACGCCGTCGGCGTGCTCATCGACGCACAGGAATGGGAGGAGATTTTGGGGACGATTTGCGGAGACGACACCTGCCTCCTCATCTGCAAGGACCACGCGGCGGCGCGCACCGTGGAACGGCGCCTGCTTGAGCGCTCGGCGGCGGTTTCGGGAATGGCCGACGAAGAAGGCGAAAGCCCGTTGGAGGAAGGGGAAACGGGGGACACATTGTAG
- the xseB gene encoding exodeoxyribonuclease VII small subunit has protein sequence MDDLERAGKDAWTFEKALARLEEVVERLESADLPLDKALSLYEEGTRLVRYLNGELNRFEQRVRRLREEEVSPEPKVSEGFAPASENELFPFEGEEDFAEWEDEIEFEEEFPGEEEEGDDPNPRL, from the coding sequence TTGGACGACTTGGAACGCGCAGGCAAGGACGCGTGGACCTTTGAAAAGGCCCTTGCACGCCTGGAAGAGGTAGTTGAGCGGTTGGAATCGGCCGACCTTCCCCTCGACAAGGCGCTGTCGCTTTACGAAGAGGGAACGCGCCTCGTACGCTACTTAAACGGCGAACTCAACCGTTTCGAACAGCGCGTTCGCCGCCTTCGCGAAGAAGAGGTTTCCCCCGAGCCGAAGGTTTCGGAGGGATTCGCTCCCGCGTCGGAGAATGAACTCTTCCCCTTCGAGGGGGAAGAGGATTTCGCAGAGTGGGAAGACGAGATCGAGTTCGAAGAAGAGTTCCCTGGGGAAGAGGAGGAAGGCGATGACCCGAACCCACGCCTTTGA
- a CDS encoding Glu/Leu/Phe/Val dehydrogenase dimerization domain-containing protein — MSVLERMVAGSYEQVVFCTNPEVGLRAIIAIHDTTLGPALGGVRMWPYRTEEDALEDVLRLARGMTYKNALAGLDLGGGKAVILGDPRKDKSEGLLRAFGRCVDSLGGRYVTAEDVGMTPDDMEIILRETPYVTGLPREYNSSGNPSVATAAGVFAGIRAALVHLTGSDSLEGRTVAVQGAGSVASHLVPLLREAGARVILADVYREKAEALAAAHGAEVVDAEEIYDVEADVFSPCALGGILNAQTIPRLRVRAVAGSANNQLSRPEDVELLRQRGILYAPDFVINAGGVINIFDEFMGYDESRALRRVSRLYDVLLAIFRRAEAEGRDPNAVAEAMAEERIARARAWRKPLRAETSRLLAALEARRM; from the coding sequence ATGTCGGTATTGGAACGCATGGTTGCCGGAAGCTATGAGCAAGTGGTCTTTTGCACGAATCCGGAGGTAGGCCTTCGGGCGATCATCGCCATCCACGATACGACCTTAGGACCTGCGCTTGGCGGCGTTCGTATGTGGCCCTATCGAACAGAAGAAGACGCTCTTGAGGACGTCCTTCGCCTGGCCCGGGGAATGACGTACAAAAACGCGCTTGCTGGGCTCGATCTCGGGGGTGGGAAGGCCGTCATCCTCGGAGATCCCCGCAAGGACAAGTCGGAAGGGTTGCTCCGCGCCTTCGGCCGCTGCGTGGATTCTCTGGGAGGTAGGTACGTGACGGCGGAGGACGTGGGTATGACACCCGACGACATGGAAATCATCTTGAGGGAGACGCCGTACGTGACCGGGCTGCCGCGGGAGTACAACTCCAGCGGCAATCCGTCCGTCGCAACGGCCGCCGGCGTCTTTGCCGGCATTCGGGCGGCCCTCGTTCACCTCACGGGTTCGGATTCCCTCGAAGGGCGAACGGTCGCCGTACAGGGTGCGGGAAGTGTTGCCTCGCACCTCGTACCTCTTCTCCGCGAAGCGGGCGCGCGCGTCATCCTCGCCGACGTGTATCGGGAAAAGGCCGAGGCGCTTGCCGCCGCCCACGGCGCCGAGGTCGTAGATGCCGAGGAGATTTACGACGTGGAGGCAGACGTCTTTTCCCCGTGTGCCCTGGGTGGGATCTTGAACGCGCAGACGATTCCCCGGCTTCGCGTACGCGCTGTGGCCGGGTCGGCCAACAACCAGCTTTCGCGCCCGGAAGACGTCGAACTCCTTCGTCAACGCGGAATCCTTTACGCACCGGACTTCGTGATCAACGCGGGCGGCGTGATCAACATCTTCGACGAATTCATGGGGTACGACGAGTCGCGGGCCTTGCGCCGCGTTTCCCGTCTGTACGACGTCCTTCTCGCCATCTTCCGTCGTGCAGAGGCCGAGGGTCGCGATCCCAACGCCGTAGCGGAGGCGATGGCCGAGGAGCGGATCGCCCGGGCGCGAGCCTGGCGAAAGCCCTTGCGGGCAGAGACGTCGCGACTTTTGGCCGCCTTAGAAGCCCGCAGGATGTAG
- a CDS encoding TlyA family RNA methyltransferase has protein sequence MVRKEKDGEGPGARKRVRLDVLLLERGFFPSREAARSAVLAGEVFVDGKRAEKPGTFVSPDAAVEVRARGERYVSRGGYKLEAAIRAFGIDFRGKTVLDVGASTGGFTDCALRHGAARVYALDVGYGQLAWSLRRDPRVVPIERTNFRTFSPEELPGPLPDVVTIDVSFISLRLLFPNLARFLEPGKELVALVKPQFEAGRRDVGKGGIVRDPEVHRRVLREVLASAREHGFRPLGLIPSPIRGKDGNLEFLLYARRLPFPVAPSSEGEASDDDEVLVENALRLPVPSEEASSPDPKEP, from the coding sequence TTGGTTCGTAAGGAAAAAGACGGCGAAGGACCCGGTGCGCGCAAGCGAGTTCGCCTGGACGTCCTCCTCTTGGAGCGGGGTTTCTTCCCGTCGCGGGAGGCGGCCCGAAGCGCCGTTCTCGCCGGCGAGGTGTTCGTAGACGGAAAACGGGCGGAAAAACCCGGTACCTTTGTATCCCCCGATGCCGCGGTAGAAGTACGGGCGCGCGGCGAACGCTACGTGAGCCGCGGCGGCTACAAACTTGAGGCCGCCATCCGCGCCTTCGGCATCGACTTTCGCGGCAAGACGGTCTTGGACGTAGGCGCATCGACGGGAGGGTTTACGGATTGTGCGCTGCGCCACGGCGCGGCCCGCGTGTACGCTCTGGACGTTGGGTACGGACAACTCGCCTGGTCCTTACGCCGCGATCCCCGTGTCGTGCCGATTGAACGGACGAACTTCCGCACCTTCTCTCCCGAGGAGCTTCCCGGTCCCCTTCCCGACGTGGTGACGATCGACGTTTCCTTTATCTCCCTGCGCCTCCTCTTTCCCAACTTGGCGCGTTTTCTCGAGCCAGGAAAGGAACTCGTGGCCCTCGTAAAGCCGCAGTTCGAGGCGGGTAGGCGCGACGTGGGAAAGGGAGGAATCGTGCGCGATCCGGAGGTTCACCGGAGGGTTTTGCGCGAAGTCCTCGCGTCCGCGCGAGAACACGGCTTTCGTCCCCTTGGACTCATCCCTTCGCCGATTCGAGGGAAGGACGGAAACCTCGAGTTCCTCCTCTACGCGCGCCGGTTGCCTTTTCCGGTGGCGCCTTCTTCCGAAGGCGAAGCTTCGGACGACGACGAAGTCCTCGTCGAAAATGCGTTGCGCTTGCCCGTGCCGTCGGAGGAGGCCTCTTCGCCCGACCCGAAGGAACCGTAG